In Sebastes fasciatus isolate fSebFas1 chromosome 24, fSebFas1.pri, whole genome shotgun sequence, the following are encoded in one genomic region:
- the LOC141762863 gene encoding uncharacterized protein LOC141762863 isoform X4, whose amino-acid sequence MSSAPAMNRTRKTRRLQRRTCPYTKTDWQHRTKVSEDEYPDTSLHDALVRLLKRTAREDEAGLSSSVDVHRENLISSAEDDRRLTETKDNKLNTAQNVPAHVQRELPSTSEPSSTPAKDRTRTTRRLKRRTCPYTKTDWQHRTRVSEGEHPYTSLHDELVRLLKRTAREDEAGPSSSVDVHRENLISSVEDESKRVGKRKLTDDEEKRKPDLDLTETRDDKLSTPQNVPAHVRFENRISSAEDESKRGGKRRGKRGGKRGGKRGGKRKKKQRPDLTESEDGKLNTAHNLPVRVQRAAFEDKYQQQEKLGEGGCGSVFAGYRKADHLPVAIKYIPSDNQCIKHVDEHGNTLSVEVAILLKLAANTSGSAASSAPVSLLDWYDLEQELILVLERPVPCMDLFTYIWSEGSFLKEEEAKIILKQLVDALIDLEDKSIFHRDIKVENILIETGSDVPRVRLIDFGLSCFVKRGVNYRDYYGTFNYIPPEWYNGQGYSAGPTTAWQVGVVLFHTLHRNAFFETLAFLENGMTFNERMSKDCKDFLQMCLTEDPEKRLTLEQLKHHPLAQINQPGTHTSSPYDTQVFQVLMLCSL is encoded by the exons ATGAGTTCAGCGCCTGCAATGAATAGGACTAGGAAGACTAGGAGGCTTCAAAGGAGGACCTGTCCTTACACAAAGACTGACTGGCAGCACAGGACAAAGGTCTCAGAAGATGAATACCCAGACACCTCTCTGCACGATGCCCTTGTGAGACTATTGAAGAGGACAGCCAGAGAAGACGAAGCAGGACTGTCCTCTTCAGTGGACGTTCACAGAG AAAACCTCATCTCATCTGCAGAGGACGACAGACGACTGACAGAGACGAAGGACAACAAACTGAACACCGCACAAAATGTGCCCGCACATGTGCAAAGAG AGCTCCCTAGCACGTCAGAACCAAGTTCAACGCCTGCAAAGGATAGGACTCGGACGACTAGGAGGCTTAAAAGAAGGACCTGTCCTTACACAAAGACTGACTGGCAGCACAGGACAAGGGTCTCTGAAGGTGAACACCCATACACCTCTCTGCACGATGAGCTTGTGAGACTATTGAAGAGGACAGCCAGAGAAGACGAAGCAGGACCGTCCTCTTCAGTGGACGTTCACAGAG AAAACCTCATCTCATCTGTGGAGGATGAGAGCAAGAGAGTCGGTAAGAGAAAGCTTACCGACGATGAAGAGAAGAGGAAGCCAGACCTGGACCTGACAGAGACCAGAGACGACAAACTGAGCACCCCACAAAATGTGCCCGCACACGTGCGATTTG AAAACCGTATCTCATCTGCGGAAGATGAGAGCAAGAGAGGCGGTAAGAGACGCGGTAAGAGAGGCGGTAAGAGAGGCGGTAAGAGAGGCGGtaagagaaagaagaagcagAGACCAGACCTGACAGAGTCCGAGGACGGCAAACTGAACACCGCACACAATTTGCCCGTACGTGTGCAAAGAG ctGCATTCGAGGACAAATATCAACAGCAAGAGAAGCTCGGCGAAGGAGGGTGTGGATCTGTGTTTGCTGGATATCGCAAAGCAGATCATTTGCCT GTTGCCATCAAATACATCCCGAGCGACAATCAGTGTATCAAACACGTG GACGAGCATGGGAATACGCTCTCTGTGGAGGTCGCCATCTTGTTGAAACTGGCGGCCAATACAAGTGGCTCAGCGGCCTCCTCGGCACCTGTGTCCCTACTGGACTGGTACGATCTGGAACAGGAGCTGATCCTGGTGCTGGAGAGACCAGTCCCCTGCATGGACTTGTTCACGTACATCTGGTCAGAGGGAAGCTTCTTAAAAGAGGAAGAGGCCAAG ATCATCCTGAAACAGCTGGTTGATGCATTAATTGATCTTGAGGATAAGAGCATCTTTCACCGGGACATCAAGGTGGAAAATATCTTGATCGAGACCGGCTCGGACGTCCCGCGAGTTCGCCTCATTGACTTTGGACTGAGCTGCTTCGTGAAGAGAGGAGTCAATTACCGCGACTACTACG GTACCTTTAATTACATCCCTCCGGAGTGGTACAATGGTCAAGGCTACAGTGCCGGCCCGACCACAGCGTGGCAGGTTGGAGTGGTCCTGTTTCATACGCTCCACAGGAACGCATTTTTTGAGACCCTCGCGTTCCTCGAAAATGGCATGACGTTCAACGAGAGgatgtccaaag ATTGCAAGGATTTCTTGCAAATGTGTCTGACTGAAGACCCTGAAAAGCGCCTGACCCTGGAGCAGCTCAAGCATCACCCATTGGCTCAGATAAACCAACCCGGAACACACACGTCCTCGCCATACGATACTCAAGTCTTCCAAGTATTAATGCTGTGTTCTCTTTGA
- the LOC141762863 gene encoding uncharacterized protein LOC141762863 isoform X1 — MSSAPAMNRTRKTRRLQRRTCPYTKTDWQHRTKVSEDEYPDTSLHDALVRLLKRTAREDEAGLSSSVDVHRENLISSAEDDRRLTETKDNKLNTAQNVPAHVQRELPSTSEPSSTPAKDRTRTTRRLKRRTCPYTKTDWQHRTRVSEGEHPYTSLHDELVRLLKRTAREDEAGPSSSVDVHRENLISSVEDESKRVGKRKLTDDEEKRKPDLDLTETRDDKLSTPQNVPAHVRFELPSTSEPSSAPAMDRTRTTRRPKRKAYPDIKTVWQHRTRVSEGEHPDSSKDDVCVRLLKRTAREDEAGPSSSVDVHRENRISSAEDESKRGGKRRGKRGGKRGGKRGGKRKKKQRPDLTESEDGKLNTAHNLPVRVQRAAFEDKYQQQEKLGEGGCGSVFAGYRKADHLPVAIKYIPSDNQCIKHVDEHGNTLSVEVAILLKLAANTSGSAASSAPVSLLDWYDLEQELILVLERPVPCMDLFTYIWSEGSFLKEEEAKIILKQLVDALIDLEDKSIFHRDIKVENILIETGSDVPRVRLIDFGLSCFVKRGVNYRDYYGTFNYIPPEWYNGQGYSAGPTTAWQVGVVLFHTLHRNAFFETLAFLENGMTFNERMSKDCKDFLQMCLTEDPEKRLTLEQLKHHPLAQINQPGTHTSSPYDTQVFQVLMLCSL; from the exons ATGAGTTCAGCGCCTGCAATGAATAGGACTAGGAAGACTAGGAGGCTTCAAAGGAGGACCTGTCCTTACACAAAGACTGACTGGCAGCACAGGACAAAGGTCTCAGAAGATGAATACCCAGACACCTCTCTGCACGATGCCCTTGTGAGACTATTGAAGAGGACAGCCAGAGAAGACGAAGCAGGACTGTCCTCTTCAGTGGACGTTCACAGAG AAAACCTCATCTCATCTGCAGAGGACGACAGACGACTGACAGAGACGAAGGACAACAAACTGAACACCGCACAAAATGTGCCCGCACATGTGCAAAGAG AGCTCCCTAGCACGTCAGAACCAAGTTCAACGCCTGCAAAGGATAGGACTCGGACGACTAGGAGGCTTAAAAGAAGGACCTGTCCTTACACAAAGACTGACTGGCAGCACAGGACAAGGGTCTCTGAAGGTGAACACCCATACACCTCTCTGCACGATGAGCTTGTGAGACTATTGAAGAGGACAGCCAGAGAAGACGAAGCAGGACCGTCCTCTTCAGTGGACGTTCACAGAG AAAACCTCATCTCATCTGTGGAGGATGAGAGCAAGAGAGTCGGTAAGAGAAAGCTTACCGACGATGAAGAGAAGAGGAAGCCAGACCTGGACCTGACAGAGACCAGAGACGACAAACTGAGCACCCCACAAAATGTGCCCGCACACGTGCGATTTG AGCTCCCTAGCACGTCAGAACCAAGTTCAGCGCCTGCAATGGATAGGACTAGGACGACTAGGAGGCCTAAAAGGAAGGCATATCCTGACATAAAGACCGTCTGGCAGCACAGGACAAGGGTCTCTGAAGGTGAACACCCAGACAGCTCTAAGGACGATGTCTGTGTGAGACTATTGAAGAGGACAGCCAGAGAAGACGAAGCAGGACCGTCCTCTTCAGTGGACGTTCACAGAG AAAACCGTATCTCATCTGCGGAAGATGAGAGCAAGAGAGGCGGTAAGAGACGCGGTAAGAGAGGCGGTAAGAGAGGCGGTAAGAGAGGCGGtaagagaaagaagaagcagAGACCAGACCTGACAGAGTCCGAGGACGGCAAACTGAACACCGCACACAATTTGCCCGTACGTGTGCAAAGAG ctGCATTCGAGGACAAATATCAACAGCAAGAGAAGCTCGGCGAAGGAGGGTGTGGATCTGTGTTTGCTGGATATCGCAAAGCAGATCATTTGCCT GTTGCCATCAAATACATCCCGAGCGACAATCAGTGTATCAAACACGTG GACGAGCATGGGAATACGCTCTCTGTGGAGGTCGCCATCTTGTTGAAACTGGCGGCCAATACAAGTGGCTCAGCGGCCTCCTCGGCACCTGTGTCCCTACTGGACTGGTACGATCTGGAACAGGAGCTGATCCTGGTGCTGGAGAGACCAGTCCCCTGCATGGACTTGTTCACGTACATCTGGTCAGAGGGAAGCTTCTTAAAAGAGGAAGAGGCCAAG ATCATCCTGAAACAGCTGGTTGATGCATTAATTGATCTTGAGGATAAGAGCATCTTTCACCGGGACATCAAGGTGGAAAATATCTTGATCGAGACCGGCTCGGACGTCCCGCGAGTTCGCCTCATTGACTTTGGACTGAGCTGCTTCGTGAAGAGAGGAGTCAATTACCGCGACTACTACG GTACCTTTAATTACATCCCTCCGGAGTGGTACAATGGTCAAGGCTACAGTGCCGGCCCGACCACAGCGTGGCAGGTTGGAGTGGTCCTGTTTCATACGCTCCACAGGAACGCATTTTTTGAGACCCTCGCGTTCCTCGAAAATGGCATGACGTTCAACGAGAGgatgtccaaag ATTGCAAGGATTTCTTGCAAATGTGTCTGACTGAAGACCCTGAAAAGCGCCTGACCCTGGAGCAGCTCAAGCATCACCCATTGGCTCAGATAAACCAACCCGGAACACACACGTCCTCGCCATACGATACTCAAGTCTTCCAAGTATTAATGCTGTGTTCTCTTTGA
- the LOC141762863 gene encoding serine/threonine-protein kinase pim-2-like isoform X5, protein MSSAPAMNRTRKTRRLQRRTCPYTKTDWQHRTKVSEDEYPDTSLHDALVRLLKRTAREDEAGLSSSVDVHRENLISSVEDESKRVGKRKLTDDEEKRKPDLDLTETRDDKLSTPQNVPAHVRFELPSTSEPSSAPAMDRTRTTRRPKRKAYPDIKTVWQHRTRVSEGEHPDSSKDDVCVRLLKRTAREDEAGPSSSVDVHRENRISSAEDESKRGGKRRGKRGGKRGGKRGGKRKKKQRPDLTESEDGKLNTAHNLPVRVQRAAFEDKYQQQEKLGEGGCGSVFAGYRKADHLPVAIKYIPSDNQCIKHVDEHGNTLSVEVAILLKLAANTSGSAASSAPVSLLDWYDLEQELILVLERPVPCMDLFTYIWSEGSFLKEEEAKIILKQLVDALIDLEDKSIFHRDIKVENILIETGSDVPRVRLIDFGLSCFVKRGVNYRDYYGTFNYIPPEWYNGQGYSAGPTTAWQVGVVLFHTLHRNAFFETLAFLENGMTFNERMSKDCKDFLQMCLTEDPEKRLTLEQLKHHPLAQINQPGTHTSSPYDTQVFQVLMLCSL, encoded by the exons ATGAGTTCAGCGCCTGCAATGAATAGGACTAGGAAGACTAGGAGGCTTCAAAGGAGGACCTGTCCTTACACAAAGACTGACTGGCAGCACAGGACAAAGGTCTCAGAAGATGAATACCCAGACACCTCTCTGCACGATGCCCTTGTGAGACTATTGAAGAGGACAGCCAGAGAAGACGAAGCAGGACTGTCCTCTTCAGTGGACGTTCACAGAG AAAACCTCATCTCATCTGTGGAGGATGAGAGCAAGAGAGTCGGTAAGAGAAAGCTTACCGACGATGAAGAGAAGAGGAAGCCAGACCTGGACCTGACAGAGACCAGAGACGACAAACTGAGCACCCCACAAAATGTGCCCGCACACGTGCGATTTG AGCTCCCTAGCACGTCAGAACCAAGTTCAGCGCCTGCAATGGATAGGACTAGGACGACTAGGAGGCCTAAAAGGAAGGCATATCCTGACATAAAGACCGTCTGGCAGCACAGGACAAGGGTCTCTGAAGGTGAACACCCAGACAGCTCTAAGGACGATGTCTGTGTGAGACTATTGAAGAGGACAGCCAGAGAAGACGAAGCAGGACCGTCCTCTTCAGTGGACGTTCACAGAG AAAACCGTATCTCATCTGCGGAAGATGAGAGCAAGAGAGGCGGTAAGAGACGCGGTAAGAGAGGCGGTAAGAGAGGCGGTAAGAGAGGCGGtaagagaaagaagaagcagAGACCAGACCTGACAGAGTCCGAGGACGGCAAACTGAACACCGCACACAATTTGCCCGTACGTGTGCAAAGAG ctGCATTCGAGGACAAATATCAACAGCAAGAGAAGCTCGGCGAAGGAGGGTGTGGATCTGTGTTTGCTGGATATCGCAAAGCAGATCATTTGCCT GTTGCCATCAAATACATCCCGAGCGACAATCAGTGTATCAAACACGTG GACGAGCATGGGAATACGCTCTCTGTGGAGGTCGCCATCTTGTTGAAACTGGCGGCCAATACAAGTGGCTCAGCGGCCTCCTCGGCACCTGTGTCCCTACTGGACTGGTACGATCTGGAACAGGAGCTGATCCTGGTGCTGGAGAGACCAGTCCCCTGCATGGACTTGTTCACGTACATCTGGTCAGAGGGAAGCTTCTTAAAAGAGGAAGAGGCCAAG ATCATCCTGAAACAGCTGGTTGATGCATTAATTGATCTTGAGGATAAGAGCATCTTTCACCGGGACATCAAGGTGGAAAATATCTTGATCGAGACCGGCTCGGACGTCCCGCGAGTTCGCCTCATTGACTTTGGACTGAGCTGCTTCGTGAAGAGAGGAGTCAATTACCGCGACTACTACG GTACCTTTAATTACATCCCTCCGGAGTGGTACAATGGTCAAGGCTACAGTGCCGGCCCGACCACAGCGTGGCAGGTTGGAGTGGTCCTGTTTCATACGCTCCACAGGAACGCATTTTTTGAGACCCTCGCGTTCCTCGAAAATGGCATGACGTTCAACGAGAGgatgtccaaag ATTGCAAGGATTTCTTGCAAATGTGTCTGACTGAAGACCCTGAAAAGCGCCTGACCCTGGAGCAGCTCAAGCATCACCCATTGGCTCAGATAAACCAACCCGGAACACACACGTCCTCGCCATACGATACTCAAGTCTTCCAAGTATTAATGCTGTGTTCTCTTTGA
- the LOC141762863 gene encoding uncharacterized protein LOC141762863 isoform X2 has protein sequence MSSAPAMNRTRKTRRLQRRTCPYTKTDWQHRTKVSEDEYPDTSLHDALVRLLKRTAREDEAGLSSSVDVHREDDRRLTETKDNKLNTAQNVPAHVQRELPSTSEPSSTPAKDRTRTTRRLKRRTCPYTKTDWQHRTRVSEGEHPYTSLHDELVRLLKRTAREDEAGPSSSVDVHRENLISSVEDESKRVGKRKLTDDEEKRKPDLDLTETRDDKLSTPQNVPAHVRFELPSTSEPSSAPAMDRTRTTRRPKRKAYPDIKTVWQHRTRVSEGEHPDSSKDDVCVRLLKRTAREDEAGPSSSVDVHRENRISSAEDESKRGGKRRGKRGGKRGGKRGGKRKKKQRPDLTESEDGKLNTAHNLPVRVQRAAFEDKYQQQEKLGEGGCGSVFAGYRKADHLPVAIKYIPSDNQCIKHVDEHGNTLSVEVAILLKLAANTSGSAASSAPVSLLDWYDLEQELILVLERPVPCMDLFTYIWSEGSFLKEEEAKIILKQLVDALIDLEDKSIFHRDIKVENILIETGSDVPRVRLIDFGLSCFVKRGVNYRDYYGTFNYIPPEWYNGQGYSAGPTTAWQVGVVLFHTLHRNAFFETLAFLENGMTFNERMSKDCKDFLQMCLTEDPEKRLTLEQLKHHPLAQINQPGTHTSSPYDTQVFQVLMLCSL, from the exons ATGAGTTCAGCGCCTGCAATGAATAGGACTAGGAAGACTAGGAGGCTTCAAAGGAGGACCTGTCCTTACACAAAGACTGACTGGCAGCACAGGACAAAGGTCTCAGAAGATGAATACCCAGACACCTCTCTGCACGATGCCCTTGTGAGACTATTGAAGAGGACAGCCAGAGAAGACGAAGCAGGACTGTCCTCTTCAGTGGACGTTCACAGAG AGGACGACAGACGACTGACAGAGACGAAGGACAACAAACTGAACACCGCACAAAATGTGCCCGCACATGTGCAAAGAG AGCTCCCTAGCACGTCAGAACCAAGTTCAACGCCTGCAAAGGATAGGACTCGGACGACTAGGAGGCTTAAAAGAAGGACCTGTCCTTACACAAAGACTGACTGGCAGCACAGGACAAGGGTCTCTGAAGGTGAACACCCATACACCTCTCTGCACGATGAGCTTGTGAGACTATTGAAGAGGACAGCCAGAGAAGACGAAGCAGGACCGTCCTCTTCAGTGGACGTTCACAGAG AAAACCTCATCTCATCTGTGGAGGATGAGAGCAAGAGAGTCGGTAAGAGAAAGCTTACCGACGATGAAGAGAAGAGGAAGCCAGACCTGGACCTGACAGAGACCAGAGACGACAAACTGAGCACCCCACAAAATGTGCCCGCACACGTGCGATTTG AGCTCCCTAGCACGTCAGAACCAAGTTCAGCGCCTGCAATGGATAGGACTAGGACGACTAGGAGGCCTAAAAGGAAGGCATATCCTGACATAAAGACCGTCTGGCAGCACAGGACAAGGGTCTCTGAAGGTGAACACCCAGACAGCTCTAAGGACGATGTCTGTGTGAGACTATTGAAGAGGACAGCCAGAGAAGACGAAGCAGGACCGTCCTCTTCAGTGGACGTTCACAGAG AAAACCGTATCTCATCTGCGGAAGATGAGAGCAAGAGAGGCGGTAAGAGACGCGGTAAGAGAGGCGGTAAGAGAGGCGGTAAGAGAGGCGGtaagagaaagaagaagcagAGACCAGACCTGACAGAGTCCGAGGACGGCAAACTGAACACCGCACACAATTTGCCCGTACGTGTGCAAAGAG ctGCATTCGAGGACAAATATCAACAGCAAGAGAAGCTCGGCGAAGGAGGGTGTGGATCTGTGTTTGCTGGATATCGCAAAGCAGATCATTTGCCT GTTGCCATCAAATACATCCCGAGCGACAATCAGTGTATCAAACACGTG GACGAGCATGGGAATACGCTCTCTGTGGAGGTCGCCATCTTGTTGAAACTGGCGGCCAATACAAGTGGCTCAGCGGCCTCCTCGGCACCTGTGTCCCTACTGGACTGGTACGATCTGGAACAGGAGCTGATCCTGGTGCTGGAGAGACCAGTCCCCTGCATGGACTTGTTCACGTACATCTGGTCAGAGGGAAGCTTCTTAAAAGAGGAAGAGGCCAAG ATCATCCTGAAACAGCTGGTTGATGCATTAATTGATCTTGAGGATAAGAGCATCTTTCACCGGGACATCAAGGTGGAAAATATCTTGATCGAGACCGGCTCGGACGTCCCGCGAGTTCGCCTCATTGACTTTGGACTGAGCTGCTTCGTGAAGAGAGGAGTCAATTACCGCGACTACTACG GTACCTTTAATTACATCCCTCCGGAGTGGTACAATGGTCAAGGCTACAGTGCCGGCCCGACCACAGCGTGGCAGGTTGGAGTGGTCCTGTTTCATACGCTCCACAGGAACGCATTTTTTGAGACCCTCGCGTTCCTCGAAAATGGCATGACGTTCAACGAGAGgatgtccaaag ATTGCAAGGATTTCTTGCAAATGTGTCTGACTGAAGACCCTGAAAAGCGCCTGACCCTGGAGCAGCTCAAGCATCACCCATTGGCTCAGATAAACCAACCCGGAACACACACGTCCTCGCCATACGATACTCAAGTCTTCCAAGTATTAATGCTGTGTTCTCTTTGA
- the LOC141762863 gene encoding uncharacterized protein LOC141762863 isoform X3, producing MSSAPAMNRTRKTRRLQRRTCPYTKTDWQHRTKVSEDEYPDTSLHDALVRLLKRTAREDEAGLSSSVDVHRENLISSAEDDRRLTETKDNKLNTAQNVPAHVQRELPSTSEPSSTPAKDRTRTTRRLKRRTCPYTKTDWQHRTRVSEGEHPYTSLHDELVRLLKRTAREDEAGPSSSVDVHRENLISSVEDESKRVGKRKLTDDEEKRKPDLDLTETRDDKLSTPQNVPAHVRFELPSTSEPSSAPAMDRTRTTRRPKRKAYPDIKTVWQHRTRVSEGEHPDSSKDDVCVRLLKRTAREDEAGPSSSVDVHRENRISSAEDESKRGGKRRGKRGGKRGGKRGGKRKKKQRPDLTESEDGKLNTAHNLPVRVQRAAFEDKYQQQEKLGEGGCGSVFAGYRKADHLPVAIKYIPSDNQCIKHVDEHGNTLSVEVAILLKLAANTSGSAASSAPVSLLDWYDLEQELILVLERPVPCMDLFTYIWSEGSFLKEEEAKIILKQLVDALIDLEDKSIFHRDIKVENILIETGSDVPRVRLIDFGLSCFVKRGVNYRDYYGTFNYIPPEWYNGQGYSAGPTTAWQVGVVLFHTLHRNAFFETLAFLENGMTFNERMSKDCKDFLQMCLTEDPEQRLTLEQLKHHPWLR from the exons ATGAGTTCAGCGCCTGCAATGAATAGGACTAGGAAGACTAGGAGGCTTCAAAGGAGGACCTGTCCTTACACAAAGACTGACTGGCAGCACAGGACAAAGGTCTCAGAAGATGAATACCCAGACACCTCTCTGCACGATGCCCTTGTGAGACTATTGAAGAGGACAGCCAGAGAAGACGAAGCAGGACTGTCCTCTTCAGTGGACGTTCACAGAG AAAACCTCATCTCATCTGCAGAGGACGACAGACGACTGACAGAGACGAAGGACAACAAACTGAACACCGCACAAAATGTGCCCGCACATGTGCAAAGAG AGCTCCCTAGCACGTCAGAACCAAGTTCAACGCCTGCAAAGGATAGGACTCGGACGACTAGGAGGCTTAAAAGAAGGACCTGTCCTTACACAAAGACTGACTGGCAGCACAGGACAAGGGTCTCTGAAGGTGAACACCCATACACCTCTCTGCACGATGAGCTTGTGAGACTATTGAAGAGGACAGCCAGAGAAGACGAAGCAGGACCGTCCTCTTCAGTGGACGTTCACAGAG AAAACCTCATCTCATCTGTGGAGGATGAGAGCAAGAGAGTCGGTAAGAGAAAGCTTACCGACGATGAAGAGAAGAGGAAGCCAGACCTGGACCTGACAGAGACCAGAGACGACAAACTGAGCACCCCACAAAATGTGCCCGCACACGTGCGATTTG AGCTCCCTAGCACGTCAGAACCAAGTTCAGCGCCTGCAATGGATAGGACTAGGACGACTAGGAGGCCTAAAAGGAAGGCATATCCTGACATAAAGACCGTCTGGCAGCACAGGACAAGGGTCTCTGAAGGTGAACACCCAGACAGCTCTAAGGACGATGTCTGTGTGAGACTATTGAAGAGGACAGCCAGAGAAGACGAAGCAGGACCGTCCTCTTCAGTGGACGTTCACAGAG AAAACCGTATCTCATCTGCGGAAGATGAGAGCAAGAGAGGCGGTAAGAGACGCGGTAAGAGAGGCGGTAAGAGAGGCGGTAAGAGAGGCGGtaagagaaagaagaagcagAGACCAGACCTGACAGAGTCCGAGGACGGCAAACTGAACACCGCACACAATTTGCCCGTACGTGTGCAAAGAG ctGCATTCGAGGACAAATATCAACAGCAAGAGAAGCTCGGCGAAGGAGGGTGTGGATCTGTGTTTGCTGGATATCGCAAAGCAGATCATTTGCCT GTTGCCATCAAATACATCCCGAGCGACAATCAGTGTATCAAACACGTG GACGAGCATGGGAATACGCTCTCTGTGGAGGTCGCCATCTTGTTGAAACTGGCGGCCAATACAAGTGGCTCAGCGGCCTCCTCGGCACCTGTGTCCCTACTGGACTGGTACGATCTGGAACAGGAGCTGATCCTGGTGCTGGAGAGACCAGTCCCCTGCATGGACTTGTTCACGTACATCTGGTCAGAGGGAAGCTTCTTAAAAGAGGAAGAGGCCAAG ATCATCCTGAAACAGCTGGTTGATGCATTAATTGATCTTGAGGATAAGAGCATCTTTCACCGGGACATCAAGGTGGAAAATATCTTGATCGAGACCGGCTCGGACGTCCCGCGAGTTCGCCTCATTGACTTTGGACTGAGCTGCTTCGTGAAGAGAGGAGTCAATTACCGCGACTACTACG GTACCTTTAATTACATCCCTCCGGAGTGGTACAATGGTCAAGGCTACAGTGCCGGCCCGACCACAGCGTGGCAGGTTGGAGTGGTCCTGTTTCATACGCTCCACAGGAACGCATTTTTTGAGACCCTCGCGTTCCTCGAAAATGGCATGACGTTCAACGAGAGgatgtccaaag aTTGCAAGGATTTCTTGCAAATGTGTCTGACTGAAGACCCCGAACAGCGCCTGACCCTGGAGCAGCTCAAGCATCACCCATGGCTCAGATAA